Within the Candidatus Dormiibacterota bacterium genome, the region ACCCATCGAATGAATACGGCGTTCGAGATTCGCCTTAACCTTATTTTCGTACCCGGAGTAGGTGTGAATCACGAACCAGTTCCGGTCATCCTTGGGAGTGGCCGGACGCGGGGCCGCAGCTTCGTGCGTTTCGGCGGACGCATCGAGTTCGGCTTCGGGAGTTTCGGGAGCCTGGAGCGTCGCGTCCGCGGCAGCCAGATCGGCCTCAAGGCCGACGTGTTCGTGCTGTTCGATCTCTGACATAGTGTTCAACGTACTTCTTTTTTAGAAATTCTGCGGGTGAATCACGCTGAACACCCATCCGAAAAGCTGATCGGCGAGATACGTGAAGAGGCCGATGCCGACCACGAGCCCGATCGTCAGGATGGTTGCGGAGACCCATTCCTCTTGGGTGGGCCACGTTACGCGACGAA harbors:
- the secE gene encoding preprotein translocase subunit SecE is translated as MNDQKKSAMTRSVSTASKRAQAVGGQDFVRGVITELRRVTWPTQEEWVSATILTIGLVVGIGLFTYLADQLFGWVFSVIHPQNF